One Mycolicibacterium pulveris genomic region harbors:
- a CDS encoding WhiB family transcriptional regulator, translating into MSATRPAARRTSMTSSAHTVVHGAEAEARIAWVSQARCRQTDPDELFVRGAAQRKAAVICRHCPVILECGADALDNRVEFGVWGGMTERQRRALLKQHPEVVSWADFFAAQRKHRSAG; encoded by the coding sequence GTGTCAGCAACTAGGCCCGCGGCTCGCAGGACAAGCATGACTTCTTCCGCCCACACTGTTGTCCACGGCGCCGAAGCCGAAGCGCGTATCGCTTGGGTGTCTCAGGCTCGCTGCCGTCAGACCGATCCCGACGAACTGTTCGTACGCGGAGCCGCGCAGCGCAAAGCCGCGGTGATCTGCCGGCACTGCCCCGTGATCCTCGAATGCGGCGCCGACGCCCTCGACAACCGCGTCGAGTTCGGCGTGTGGGGCGGCATGACCGAACGCCAGCGGCGCGCCTTGCTCAAGCAGCACCCCGAGGTCGTTTCCTGGGCCGACTTCTTCGCCGCCCAACGCAAGCACCGCAGCGCCGGCTAG
- a CDS encoding ArsA family ATPase: protein MSTTPPALDMRSIIKDTSNRVVVCCGAGGVGKTTTAAAMALRAAEYGRTVVVLTIDPARRLAQALGIADLGNTPQRVPLAPEVPGGLHAMMLDMRRTFDEMVIQYSGADRADAILDNQFYQTVATSLAGTQEYMAMEKLGQLLAQDKWDLVVVDTPPSRNALDFLDAPKRLGSFMDSRLWRLLLAPSRGFGRLVTGAVGLAMKALSTVLGSQMLADAAGFVQSLDATFGGFREKADRTYELLKRRGTQFVVVSAPEPDALREASFFVDRLSEEHMPLAGLILNRTHPTLCDLHADKAEETAEELEKKDPNSLTAAVLRIHADRAMTAKREVRLLSRFTGANPHVPIVGVPSLPFDVSDLEALRAIADQITGEAAS, encoded by the coding sequence ATGAGTACCACCCCACCGGCGCTCGACATGCGCTCGATCATCAAGGACACCTCCAACCGTGTCGTGGTGTGCTGCGGCGCAGGCGGTGTCGGCAAGACCACGACGGCGGCCGCGATGGCGCTGCGGGCGGCCGAATACGGCCGCACCGTGGTGGTGTTGACGATCGACCCGGCCCGGCGCCTGGCCCAGGCGCTCGGCATCGCCGATCTCGGCAACACCCCCCAGCGTGTTCCGTTGGCTCCGGAGGTACCCGGCGGGCTGCACGCGATGATGCTCGACATGCGCCGCACCTTCGACGAGATGGTGATCCAGTACTCCGGCGCCGATCGGGCCGACGCGATTCTGGACAACCAGTTCTACCAGACGGTCGCCACATCGCTGGCGGGCACACAGGAGTACATGGCGATGGAGAAGCTGGGACAGCTTCTCGCGCAAGATAAATGGGATCTGGTCGTGGTGGATACTCCGCCGTCGCGCAACGCCTTGGACTTTCTCGACGCGCCAAAACGGTTGGGCAGCTTCATGGACAGCCGACTGTGGCGGCTGCTGTTGGCGCCCAGTCGAGGATTCGGCCGCCTCGTGACCGGTGCGGTCGGGCTGGCGATGAAGGCCTTGTCGACTGTGTTGGGCTCTCAAATGCTTGCCGACGCAGCCGGTTTCGTTCAGTCTCTGGATGCCACGTTCGGCGGGTTCCGGGAGAAAGCGGACCGCACGTATGAGTTGCTCAAGCGACGCGGCACCCAGTTCGTCGTGGTCTCCGCGCCCGAACCTGACGCGCTACGCGAAGCCTCGTTCTTCGTCGACCGGCTCTCCGAGGAGCACATGCCGCTGGCCGGGTTGATCCTCAACCGCACCCATCCCACGCTGTGCGACCTGCACGCGGACAAGGCCGAGGAGACCGCCGAGGAGCTCGAGAAGAAGGACCCGAACTCGTTGACCGCGGCCGTGCTCAGGATCCACGCCGATCGCGCGATGACGGCAAAACGCGAGGTCCGACTGCTGTCGCGGTTCACAGGAGCGAACCCGCACGTGCCGATCGTCGGCGTGCCGTCGCTGCCGTTCGACGTGTCGGATCTGGAGGCGCTGCGCGCGATCGCCGATCAGATCACCGGCGAGGCGGCGTCCTAG
- a CDS encoding ArsA-related P-loop ATPase, which translates to MASTINGKHSVGWPSRLTKARLHFVTGKGGTGKSTIAAALALALAAGGRKVLLVEVEGRQGIAQLFDVPPLPYEEVKIATAEGGGQVNALAIDTEAAFLEYLDMFYNLGLAGRAMRRIGAVEFATTIAPGLRDVLLTGKIREVVTRAEKGKHPVYDAVVVDSPPTGRIARFLDVTKAVSDLAKGGPVHGQAESVVKVLHSDLTAIHLVTLLEALPIQETLEAIDELKALGLPIGSVIVNRNIPAYLSPEDLAKAAEGDIDADEVRSTLAEVGITLSDKDFAGLLTEAIQHATRIKARAESAEQLDALDVARLALPQIADGVDLGSLYELAEELAQQGVR; encoded by the coding sequence GTGGCTTCCACTATCAACGGCAAGCATTCCGTCGGCTGGCCGTCTCGCCTCACCAAGGCGCGCCTGCATTTCGTCACCGGCAAGGGCGGTACCGGCAAGTCGACAATCGCCGCGGCTTTGGCGTTAGCACTAGCCGCCGGCGGGCGCAAGGTGCTGCTGGTGGAAGTCGAAGGGCGCCAAGGCATTGCGCAGCTTTTCGACGTTCCGCCGCTGCCGTATGAAGAGGTCAAGATCGCCACCGCCGAGGGCGGCGGCCAGGTCAACGCGCTGGCGATCGACACCGAGGCGGCGTTCCTGGAATACCTCGACATGTTCTACAACCTCGGGCTGGCCGGGCGCGCGATGCGCAGGATCGGCGCGGTGGAGTTCGCGACGACGATCGCCCCCGGGCTGCGAGATGTGCTGCTCACCGGAAAGATCCGCGAGGTCGTGACCCGCGCCGAAAAGGGCAAGCACCCGGTGTACGACGCCGTCGTGGTGGACTCGCCGCCGACCGGGCGCATCGCCCGGTTCCTCGACGTCACCAAGGCCGTTTCCGATCTGGCCAAGGGCGGGCCGGTGCACGGGCAGGCCGAAAGCGTCGTCAAGGTGCTGCATTCCGATCTCACCGCGATTCATCTCGTCACGCTGTTGGAGGCGCTGCCGATCCAGGAGACGCTGGAGGCCATCGACGAGCTCAAGGCGCTCGGTCTGCCGATCGGCAGCGTCATCGTCAACCGCAACATCCCGGCGTACCTGTCACCGGAAGATCTGGCGAAGGCCGCCGAGGGCGACATCGACGCCGACGAGGTGCGATCCACTCTTGCCGAGGTCGGGATCACACTGTCCGACAAGGATTTCGCTGGACTGCTCACCGAGGCGATCCAGCACGCCACCCGAATCAAGGCTCGCGCGGAGAGCGCTGAACAACTCGACGCGCTCGATGTGGCGCGCCTTGCGCTGCCGCAGATCGCCGACGGCGTTGATCTGGGCAGCCTGTATGAGCTCGCCGAAGAGCTTGCGCAGCAGGGCGTCCGGTAG
- a CDS encoding DUF4177 domain-containing protein produces the protein MTEPTRWEYSTVPLLTHATKQILDQWGEDGWELVAVLPGPTGEQHVAYLKRPK, from the coding sequence ATGACCGAACCGACCCGTTGGGAGTACTCCACCGTCCCGTTGCTCACCCACGCGACCAAGCAGATCCTCGACCAGTGGGGCGAGGATGGCTGGGAACTGGTGGCGGTGCTGCCGGGGCCCACCGGTGAACAACACGTCGCCTACCTCAAACGACCGAAATGA
- a CDS encoding RidA family protein, protein MTPEPEGRRHQTPEPEGRRHQTPAGRLAELGIELPALVPPLAAYVPAVRTGNLVYTAGQLPMKDGALAQTGKVGAEVSPEEGKALARVCALNALAAVHSLTGIDAITRVVKVVGFVASAPGFYGQPGVVNGASELFGEVFGDAGAHARSALGVSALPLDAPVEVEIIVEVA, encoded by the coding sequence ATGACTCCGGAGCCGGAGGGCCGGCGACATCAGACTCCGGAGCCGGAGGGCCGGCGACATCAGACCCCGGCCGGCCGGTTGGCCGAGTTGGGCATCGAACTGCCCGCGTTGGTGCCCCCGCTGGCGGCCTATGTGCCCGCGGTGCGCACCGGCAACCTGGTCTACACCGCCGGGCAGCTGCCGATGAAAGACGGCGCGCTGGCGCAGACCGGCAAGGTGGGCGCCGAGGTGAGCCCCGAGGAGGGCAAGGCGCTGGCGCGGGTGTGCGCGCTCAACGCGCTGGCCGCGGTGCATTCGCTGACCGGCATCGACGCGATCACCCGGGTGGTAAAGGTGGTCGGGTTCGTCGCGTCGGCGCCGGGGTTCTACGGCCAGCCCGGGGTGGTCAACGGCGCCTCGGAGCTGTTCGGCGAGGTTTTCGGCGACGCGGGCGCGCACGCCCGGTCGGCGCTCGGGGTGTCGGCGTTGCCGCTGGACGCCCCGGTGGAAGTCGAGATCATCGTCGAGGTGGCGTGA
- a CDS encoding MBL fold metallo-hydrolase produces the protein MTLEHPAYGQLRPVTQTASVLLCDNPGKMTLDGTNTWVLRGPGSDEMVLVDPGPDEDDEHVARLAELGDIPLILISHRHEDHTGAIDRIVERTGAVVRSMGSGFLRGLGGPLTDGEVIEAAGLRITVMATPGHTADSVSFVLDDAVLTADTVLGRGTTVIDKENGSLQEYLESLRRLRGLGGRTVLPGHGPELADLQAVSDMYLAHRAERLEQVRAALRELGDDATTRQIVEHVYTDVDEELWDVAEWSVQAQLDYLRA, from the coding sequence GTGACCCTCGAGCATCCCGCCTACGGGCAGCTGCGGCCGGTGACCCAGACCGCGTCGGTGCTGCTGTGCGACAACCCCGGCAAGATGACGCTCGACGGCACCAACACCTGGGTGCTGCGCGGACCGGGCAGCGACGAGATGGTGCTCGTCGACCCCGGGCCTGATGAGGACGACGAGCACGTCGCGCGGCTCGCCGAACTCGGCGACATCCCGCTGATCCTGATCAGCCACCGCCACGAGGACCACACCGGCGCCATCGACCGCATCGTCGAGCGCACCGGCGCGGTGGTCCGCTCGATGGGCAGCGGATTCCTTCGCGGGCTGGGCGGACCGCTCACCGACGGCGAGGTCATCGAGGCGGCGGGGCTGCGGATCACCGTGATGGCCACCCCGGGGCACACCGCGGACTCGGTGTCGTTCGTCCTCGACGACGCGGTGTTGACCGCCGACACGGTGCTGGGCCGCGGCACCACCGTGATCGACAAGGAGAACGGCAGCCTGCAGGAGTACCTGGAGTCGTTGCGCCGGCTGCGCGGCCTGGGCGGGCGCACGGTGCTGCCCGGCCACGGGCCCGAGCTCGCCGATCTTCAGGCCGTCAGCGACATGTATCTGGCCCACCGCGCAGAGCGGCTCGAGCAGGTGCGCGCGGCGTTACGGGAGCTCGGCGACGACGCAACCACCCGCCAGATCGTCGAGCACGTGTACACCGACGTCGATGAAGAACTCTGGGACGTCGCCGAATGGTCCGTGCAGGCCCAGCTGGACTACCTGCGAGCCTGA
- the crp gene encoding cAMP-activated global transcriptional regulator CRP — protein MDEILARAGIFQGVEPSAVAALTKQLQPVDFPRGHTVFAEGEPGDRLYIIVSGKIKIGRRSPDGRENLLTIMGPSDMFGELSIFDPGPRTSSATTITEVRAVTMDRDALRSWIADRPEIAEQLLRVLARRLRRTNNNLADLIFTDVPGRVAKQLLQLAQRFGTQEGGALRVTHDLTQEEIAQLVGASRETVNKALADFAHRGWIRLEGKSVLISDSERLARRAR, from the coding sequence GTGGACGAGATCCTGGCGAGGGCCGGAATCTTCCAGGGGGTCGAACCCAGCGCCGTGGCGGCGCTGACAAAGCAACTGCAGCCCGTCGACTTCCCCCGGGGGCATACCGTGTTCGCCGAAGGGGAGCCAGGCGACCGGTTGTACATCATCGTGTCCGGAAAGATCAAGATCGGGCGACGATCGCCGGACGGCCGCGAGAATCTGCTCACCATCATGGGCCCGTCGGACATGTTCGGCGAGCTGTCGATCTTCGACCCCGGGCCGCGGACGTCGAGCGCCACCACGATCACCGAGGTGCGCGCCGTCACGATGGACCGCGACGCGCTGCGATCGTGGATCGCCGATCGCCCCGAGATCGCCGAGCAGCTGCTGCGGGTGCTGGCCCGCCGCCTGCGCCGCACCAACAACAACCTGGCCGACCTGATCTTCACCGACGTGCCCGGCCGCGTGGCCAAGCAACTGCTTCAGTTGGCCCAGCGCTTCGGCACCCAGGAGGGCGGCGCGCTGCGCGTGACGCACGACCTGACCCAGGAGGAGATCGCTCAGCTCGTCGGGGCCTCGCGCGAGACCGTCAACAAGGCGCTCGCCGACTTCGCACATCGCGGCTGGATTCGACTGGAGGGCAAGAGCGTACTGATCTCTGACTCCGAGCGGCTGGCCCGCCGCGCCCGCTAA
- the nth gene encoding endonuclease III, translated as MSDVVSRLAFVTVGETSTDKPAAAKRARKWDSETRIGLVRRARRMNRKLAQAFPHVYCELDFTNPLELTVATILSAQSTDKRVNLTTPALFKRYRTARDYAQADRAELEELIRPTGFFRNKASALIRLGQELEERFDGQVPATMEELVTLPGVGRKTANVILGNAFGIPGITVDTHFGRLVRRWRWTDETDPVKVEHAVGELIPRKEWTDLSHRVIFHGRRVCHARKPACGVCVLADDCPSYGLGPTDPLVAAPLVKGPETEHLLALAGL; from the coding sequence ATGTCTGACGTCGTCAGTAGGCTGGCCTTCGTGACGGTGGGCGAGACATCAACGGACAAGCCGGCCGCGGCAAAACGCGCCCGGAAATGGGACAGCGAAACCCGCATCGGCCTCGTCCGTCGAGCGCGGCGAATGAATCGGAAACTCGCGCAGGCATTTCCACACGTGTACTGCGAACTGGACTTCACCAACCCGCTCGAGCTCACGGTCGCGACCATTCTTTCCGCGCAGAGCACCGACAAACGGGTCAACCTCACCACGCCCGCGCTGTTCAAGCGCTACCGCACCGCCCGCGACTACGCACAGGCCGACCGCGCCGAACTCGAGGAGCTGATCCGCCCCACCGGCTTCTTCCGCAACAAGGCCAGCGCGCTGATCCGGCTGGGCCAGGAACTCGAGGAGCGGTTCGACGGTCAGGTGCCCGCCACCATGGAGGAGCTGGTCACGCTGCCCGGCGTCGGGCGCAAGACCGCCAACGTCATCCTCGGCAACGCGTTCGGCATTCCCGGCATCACCGTCGACACCCATTTCGGCAGGCTGGTGCGGCGGTGGCGGTGGACCGACGAGACAGACCCGGTCAAGGTCGAGCACGCGGTCGGCGAGCTGATCCCCCGCAAGGAGTGGACCGACCTGAGCCACCGCGTCATCTTCCACGGACGCCGGGTCTGCCACGCGCGTAAACCGGCCTGCGGGGTGTGCGTGCTGGCCGACGACTGCCCCTCGTACGGCCTCGGGCCGACCGACCCCCTGGTCGCTGCGCCCCTGGTCAAGGGCCCCGAAACCGAGCACCTGCTGGCGCTGGCCGGGCTGTAG
- a CDS encoding TlpA family protein disulfide reductase, which produces MRSSTRWTVAVMVVLVALGVALWAELGDDGDAGTGPKDPGTARDRRDVDTPEALAGPRARADLAPCPTPGVGEGPEALRGITLECAGDGAMVDVAQALAGRTVVLNLWAYWCAPCAAELPAMAEYQRRAGPQVTVLTVHQDENETAALLRLAELGVRLPTLQDGRRLIAAALRVPNVMPATVVLRADGTVADVLPRSFDNADDIAAAVDPSIGVPG; this is translated from the coding sequence ATGCGCAGCTCGACCCGCTGGACCGTCGCGGTGATGGTCGTCCTGGTCGCGCTGGGCGTGGCGCTGTGGGCAGAACTGGGCGACGACGGCGACGCCGGCACCGGCCCGAAAGACCCGGGCACCGCCCGCGACCGCCGCGACGTCGACACTCCGGAAGCCCTGGCCGGCCCCCGAGCGCGCGCGGACCTTGCGCCGTGCCCGACGCCGGGGGTCGGCGAGGGGCCCGAAGCCCTGCGCGGCATCACCCTGGAATGCGCGGGGGACGGCGCCATGGTCGACGTCGCCCAAGCGCTGGCCGGCCGGACGGTGGTGCTCAACCTGTGGGCCTACTGGTGCGCACCGTGCGCGGCCGAACTGCCCGCGATGGCCGAGTACCAGCGCCGCGCCGGACCCCAGGTCACCGTGCTGACGGTGCACCAGGACGAGAACGAGACCGCGGCCCTGCTGCGACTGGCCGAACTGGGCGTGCGGTTGCCCACCCTGCAGGACGGGCGCCGGTTGATCGCCGCCGCGTTGCGGGTACCGAACGTCATGCCCGCAACCGTGGTTCTTCGCGCGGACGGTACCGTTGCCGACGTCCTGCCGCGCTCGTTTGACAACGCCGACGACATCGCCGCGGCGGTCGACCCGTCGATAGGAGTTCCGGGGTGA
- a CDS encoding NUDIX hydrolase, with protein sequence MSWVSEHSPLAPDAAPPWLKSLLDNTDQVKRVYRRRVPPELLGMAMTASATAATPGAGRDAAVLVLFSGPPQTHTGGVPEDVDLLVTVRAATLRHHAGQAAFPGGAADPGDLTPVHTALREANEEIGIDTRRLHPVATLERLFIPPSGFHVVPVLAYSPDPGPVAVVDEAETAIVARVPLRAFINPENRIMVYRKENTRRFAGPAFLLNEMLVWGFTGHVISAMLDVAGWAQPWDTEDVRELDEAMALVGREAGYGETQP encoded by the coding sequence GTGAGCTGGGTCAGCGAGCACAGTCCGCTGGCCCCGGACGCTGCGCCGCCGTGGCTCAAGTCCCTGCTCGACAACACCGACCAGGTCAAACGGGTCTATCGCCGCCGGGTGCCGCCCGAATTGCTGGGCATGGCGATGACGGCCAGCGCGACGGCGGCCACGCCCGGCGCCGGTCGTGACGCCGCGGTGCTGGTGCTGTTCTCCGGGCCGCCGCAGACGCACACCGGCGGCGTCCCCGAGGACGTCGACCTGCTGGTCACCGTGCGCGCCGCGACGCTGCGGCATCACGCCGGGCAGGCCGCGTTTCCCGGCGGGGCGGCCGACCCCGGCGACCTCACCCCGGTGCACACCGCGCTGCGCGAGGCCAACGAGGAAATCGGCATCGACACCCGTCGGTTGCACCCGGTGGCCACGCTGGAACGGCTGTTCATTCCGCCGTCGGGTTTCCACGTCGTGCCGGTGCTGGCCTACTCCCCGGACCCCGGCCCAGTCGCCGTCGTCGACGAAGCCGAAACCGCGATCGTCGCCCGGGTTCCGCTGCGGGCGTTCATCAACCCCGAAAACCGAATCATGGTGTACCGCAAGGAAAATACCCGGCGTTTCGCGGGCCCGGCGTTTCTGCTCAACGAGATGCTGGTGTGGGGGTTCACCGGGCACGTCATCTCGGCGATGCTCGACGTCGCGGGGTGGGCGCAGCCGTGGGACACCGAGGACGTCCGTGAACTCGACGAGGCAATGGCGCTCGTCGGGCGCGAGGCCGGTTACGGTGAAACACAACCATGA
- the marP gene encoding acid resistance serine protease MarP produces the protein MTSSQWLDLVVLAVAFIAGLSGWRSGALGSLLSFLGVVLGAVAGVLLAPHVVANIDGPRTKLFVTLFLILALVVVGEIAGVVLGRAVRGAIRNGGLRAIDSLVGVALQIVAVLVAAWMLTYPLQSSDQPNLAAAVRGSQVLKEVNDLAPDWLRSVPTRLSALLDTSGLPDVLQPFGRTPIVAVDAPDASLAVDPVVAATRPSVVKIRGVAPGCQKVLEGSGFVVGPDRVMSNAHVVAGSDSVTIEADGQTYEAYVVSYDPEADISILDVPNLASQPLQFAGAPASTGTDAVVMGYPGGGDFVATPARVREIIELSGPDIYRTSTVEREVYTIRGTVRQGNSGGPMIDRDGNVLGVVFGAAVDDADTGFVLTANEVSRQMAKVGNSERVPTGTCIS, from the coding sequence ATGACTTCGTCGCAGTGGCTCGACCTCGTTGTTCTCGCCGTCGCCTTCATCGCCGGGCTTTCGGGCTGGCGTTCTGGCGCGCTGGGGTCGCTGCTGTCGTTTCTCGGTGTGGTGCTCGGCGCGGTGGCCGGGGTGCTGCTGGCCCCGCACGTGGTGGCCAACATCGACGGCCCGCGCACCAAGCTGTTCGTGACGTTGTTCCTGATCCTCGCGTTGGTGGTGGTCGGGGAGATCGCGGGCGTGGTACTGGGCCGCGCGGTGCGCGGCGCTATCCGCAACGGGGGGCTGCGGGCGATCGACTCCCTGGTCGGGGTGGCGCTGCAGATCGTCGCGGTGTTGGTGGCCGCGTGGATGCTGACCTATCCGCTGCAATCGTCCGATCAGCCGAACCTGGCCGCCGCGGTGCGCGGCAGCCAGGTGCTCAAGGAGGTCAACGACCTCGCGCCGGACTGGTTGCGGTCGGTGCCGACCCGGTTGTCGGCACTGCTGGACACCTCCGGTCTGCCCGACGTGCTGCAGCCGTTCGGGCGCACCCCGATCGTGGCCGTCGACGCCCCCGACGCCTCGTTGGCCGTCGACCCCGTCGTGGCTGCCACCCGGCCCAGCGTCGTGAAGATCCGCGGGGTCGCGCCGGGCTGCCAGAAGGTGTTGGAGGGCAGCGGGTTTGTGGTGGGCCCCGACCGGGTGATGTCGAACGCGCACGTGGTGGCGGGCTCCGATAGCGTCACCATCGAAGCCGACGGCCAGACGTATGAGGCCTACGTGGTGTCCTATGACCCCGAGGCCGACATCTCGATCCTCGACGTGCCGAACCTGGCGTCGCAGCCGCTGCAATTCGCCGGGGCCCCGGCGTCGACGGGAACCGACGCTGTCGTGATGGGATATCCCGGTGGCGGGGATTTCGTCGCCACACCGGCCCGGGTCCGAGAGATCATCGAGCTCAGCGGGCCCGACATCTACCGCACCAGCACGGTGGAACGTGAGGTGTACACCATCAGAGGCACTGTGCGCCAAGGTAACTCGGGTGGGCCGATGATCGACCGTGACGGCAATGTGCTCGGGGTGGTGTTCGGTGCCGCGGTGGACGACGCCGACACCGGGTTCGTGCTGACCGCCAACGAGGTGTCGCGTCAAATGGCCAAGGTGGGCAATTCCGAGCGCGTCCCCACCGGCACCTGTATCTCCTAG
- a CDS encoding alpha/beta fold hydrolase translates to MPRGHPPDPSVVRIDGPWRHLGVHANGIRFHVVEADATGTLSSDADTVPATDRPLVILLHGFGSFWWSWRHQLRALTGARVVAVDLRGYGDSDKPPRGYDGWTLAGDTAGLVRALGHNEATLVGHADGGLVCWATAVLHPRAVRAIAVVSSPHPVALRASALGHRDQRSALLPSLLRYQVPMWPEHALTRRNAQELERLVRSRASAKWLASEDFTETIGHLRRACQIPSAAHSALEYQRWAVRSQLRGEGRRFMRSMQRPINVPVLHLRGDADPYVLADPVYRTQRYAPHGRYVSITGAGHFAHEEAPEAVNEQLSRFLAQVYG, encoded by the coding sequence ATGCCCCGCGGGCACCCGCCCGACCCGTCGGTGGTTCGCATCGACGGTCCCTGGCGTCATCTTGGTGTGCACGCCAACGGAATTCGCTTCCACGTGGTCGAGGCCGACGCCACCGGCACGCTCAGTTCTGACGCCGACACGGTGCCGGCCACCGACCGGCCACTGGTCATCCTGCTGCACGGCTTCGGATCGTTCTGGTGGTCGTGGCGCCACCAGCTGCGGGCGTTGACCGGCGCCCGGGTGGTGGCCGTCGACCTGCGCGGCTACGGAGACAGCGACAAACCGCCCCGCGGCTATGACGGCTGGACCCTGGCCGGCGACACCGCGGGGCTGGTGCGGGCGTTGGGCCACAACGAGGCCACGTTGGTGGGCCACGCCGACGGCGGCCTGGTCTGTTGGGCCACGGCGGTGCTGCACCCGCGCGCGGTGCGGGCGATCGCCGTGGTCAGCTCGCCCCACCCGGTGGCCCTTCGTGCCTCTGCGCTCGGACACCGCGACCAGCGCTCGGCGCTGCTGCCCTCGCTGCTGCGCTACCAGGTGCCGATGTGGCCCGAGCACGCGTTAACCCGCCGCAACGCCCAGGAACTGGAGCGGTTGGTGCGCAGCCGAGCCAGCGCGAAATGGCTTGCCTCCGAAGACTTCACCGAAACCATCGGGCATCTGCGGCGGGCTTGTCAGATCCCGTCGGCCGCACACTCGGCGCTGGAGTATCAGCGCTGGGCGGTGCGCAGCCAACTGCGCGGCGAGGGACGGCGGTTCATGCGGTCGATGCAACGACCGATCAACGTTCCGGTCCTGCATCTGCGCGGCGATGCCGACCCCTACGTGTTGGCCGACCCGGTGTACCGCACCCAGCGCTACGCACCGCACGGCCGCTACGTATCTATCACGGGCGCAGGCCATTTCGCGCACGAGGAGGCGCCGGAAGCGGTCAACGAGCAGCTGTCGCGCTTCTTGGCTCAGGTGTACGGCTGA
- a CDS encoding phage holin family protein produces the protein MSDRRNGAPTTVTSIPLVDPHAPKADPSIGDLVKDVTTQVSTLVRAEVELAKAEITRDVKKGLTGSVYFVLALVVLFYSTFFFFFFVAELLDTWIWRWAAFLIVFGIMVVFTAIFGLLGYLKVRRIRGPQQTIESVKEIPEALTPGHDKTKALAAGDGKPASTTDPSGW, from the coding sequence GTGAGCGATCGCAGGAATGGCGCGCCGACCACCGTGACGTCGATACCCCTGGTCGACCCGCACGCCCCCAAGGCCGACCCGTCGATCGGTGATCTGGTCAAAGACGTCACCACGCAGGTGTCGACGCTGGTGCGCGCGGAGGTGGAACTGGCCAAGGCCGAGATCACCCGCGACGTCAAGAAGGGGCTCACCGGCAGCGTCTACTTCGTCCTGGCGCTGGTGGTGCTGTTCTACTCCACGTTCTTCTTCTTCTTTTTCGTCGCCGAGCTGCTCGACACCTGGATCTGGCGCTGGGCGGCGTTCCTGATCGTGTTCGGCATCATGGTCGTGTTCACGGCGATCTTCGGACTGCTCGGTTACCTCAAGGTACGTCGCATCCGCGGCCCGCAGCAGACCATCGAATCGGTCAAGGAGATCCCCGAGGCGCTGACCCCCGGCCACGACAAGACCAAGGCGCTCGCGGCGGGCGACGGCAAGCCGGCGTCGACCACCGACCCGTCCGGCTGGTAA